CCGAAAAGTACTTGGCACAGGAAAAAGAGACGCTTCGTAAACGGATGGAGAGCTTGATCGACGACAAAATGAAGTATGCGAACCAACGAGTGACAGAAGAAATGTGTAAAGGTGAACCATTCTCTCTTCTCGTCCAAGGCCGTGTGGCGGATTTGCCGAAGATCACTGGTCAGGAGCTGTATCAATACTTCAAAGAAGTAATGACGACGAATCCGATCAATATGTTCGTGGTGGGCGATGTTGAACAGCAGGAAGTAAGCGAGGCAATTCGCAAGCATATCCCATTGGAGCGCTCCCAAGTAGGAGAACTGCAGATCGGATCGACGGTGAAGGATGTATCAGCTGAACGCGAAGTGATCGATCGACTCGATGTCAACCAAGCAAAGCTCAATATTGGCTGCCGAACGCAGATCACTTATAAGGATGACGATTACCCGACGCTACTCTTGTTCAACGGGGTTTTAGGCGGTTTTCCTCACTCCAAGCTGTTTGTCAATGTCCGTGAAAAAGAGAGTCTTGCTTACTATGCGGTATCCAGACTAGAGAGCCACAAAGGGATTCTCATGATTATGTCTGGGATTGATGTTAGCAAATATCAGCGTGCGGTTGAGATTATTAAGCAGCAGCTTGATCTGATGCAACAAGGAACCATATCGGATGAGGAAATGAGCCAGACGCGTGCGACCTTGTCTAACCAGTTCCGTGAGCTTTTGGACAGCGCACGCGGGATGATTGATTTTACGTACAATGGTGTGATTAGTGGGCGTCCTCGGAAAATCGAAGAGCTTTTGGCGGGGATCAACGAAGCGACCATCGAGGATATCAAGAAGGTAGCAAGCAAGGTGACGATCGACACGATTTATCTGCTGCGGGACAAGAAGGGAGAGGCATAAGATGCAGACCACTGTCTTTGAACAAGTAAATGAAACGGTATATCATGAAACTCTCCAAAATGGGTTGCAAGTCTATTTGGTTCCCAAACAGGGCTTCAGCAAAACATACGCTGTGTTCACTACGCGTTACGGCTCCATTGATAGCCATTTCCGCACCCGAAGCGGGGAAGAAATCAATGTTCCCGACGGCATTGCGCATTTTCTTGAGCACAAAATGTTTGAGAAAAAAGATCGGGATGTGATGCACGAATTCAGTAAAAACGGGGCGAGCTGCAATGCGTTCACGAGCTTCAATCGTACAGCTTATTTATTCTCGTGCACAGATAAGTTAGATGACAATCTGAATCTGCTGCTCGATTATGTGCAGGATCCGTATTTTACAGATGCCAGCGTAGAAAAGGAAAAGGGAATCATCGGCCAGGAAATCACCATGTACGATGACAATCCTGACTGGAAGGTGTACATGAACCTCCTAAAGGCCATGTACCAAAAGTATCCGATTAATATCGAGATTGCGGGTACGATCGAGACGATCTCTCATATTACTAAAGAATATTTGTATCAGTGCTATGAAACGTTTTATCATCCTGCCAATATGCTCCTATTGGTCGTAGGCTCCTTCGAGCCAGAAGCAATCATGAAGCTCATTCGTGAAAATCAGGGAGCAAAGGAGTTTTCTCCTGCGCCACAAGTCACGCGCGTTTTTCCAGAAGAGCCGTCAGCGCCAGCGGAGGCGAAAGTAGAAGCGTTTCTAACCGTTGGTCTTCCTAAATGCATGATTGGAATCAAGGAAAAGGAAAACGGGCTAACCAAGGAAGCCTTGTTAAAACGCGAGTTGACTACTAAACTAGTATTGGACATCGCGTTCGGCACAAGCTCCGCTGTCTATGAGCGCTTGTATGACAGTGAGCTGATTACGGAAAGCTTTGATTTTGACTACAGCAGTGAGCAGGATTATGCGTATACGATCATTGGTGGAGATACACCTGATCCAGAGCGTTTAGTGGAAACGATCAAAGTGGAAATTGAACAATTGAAGCAAACCGGAATAGCTCAGGATGATTTTGAGCGTGCGAAGCGTAAAAAAATCGGAAACTTCCTGCGTTCTCTAAATTCCGTGGAGTTTATCGCTAACCAGTTTACCAGCTTCAAATTTAACGGAAATGATCTGTTTTCCGTAGTGCCGACCTTGGAGTCGATCACACGCGAAGATGTGGAAAAACGTTTGAAGGAGCATTTCTTAATCGAGCAGATGGCTGTTTCCATCGTTCGTTCCGCTTCGCCACAGGAGTAATGTATTCATGTCTAAGCAAGAGACGCCGTGGGCGTTCATTACGGGAGCTTCCGGAGAGATCGGGCAGGCGATCGGTGCCTACCTGATTGATGCGGGGGTTCCCCTTTATCTGCATTACAATCGAAATATGGAAAAATTGGAGCCCTTGGTGCAGAAATGCCAGGAGCGGGGTGTTCCATACTTCATTCTCCAAGCTGATCTAAGGGACCCACAGCAAATTGCGGCGATGTTTGCTCAGATGCAGGTTGCACCACTATTAATCGTAAACAACGCCTCAGTGGACGATGTCGGCTTATTTACGGATGTGACTGTCGAGAAATTTGATGAGCTCATCGCTCTTAATGTTCGTTCTGCTTTTTTGGTCTGCCAGGCTGCTGTTCCGGCCATGCTGCGCGAAAGGTATGGACGTATCGTCAATATTTCTTCCATTTGGGGGCTTACGGGCGGTTCATGTGAGGTGCTGTATTCCATGACCAAAGGAGCAATCAATACGTTCACCAAAGCCTTGGCAAAGGAAATGGCACCAAATGGAATCACGGTAAATGCAGTCGCTCCTGGAGCTATTGCTGGCGGAATGATGGAGCGCTTTTCTCCAGATGAAATGGAAATGATCGCGGAAGAAATACCAGCTAACCGTCTCGGACAACCATATGAGGTAGCCGCAGTCGTGCGCTTTTTGCTGTCGGCGGATTCCAGTTATGTGACGGGACAAGTGATTAGTCCAAACGGAGGATGGTACACGTAGAAGATAAGTATGCATGAATAAAATAGGAGAAATGATGGAATTCTACCTTTTGTGTGGGCAGCTAATCTGTTCGCAACGTACAAAAGGAGGGAATTTCCCTATGTCGATTCTTGACAATTTCAGCGACTGGAAATCGTTTCTCGGAGATCGGGTAGACCAAGCGAAACAAGCCGGGATGGAAAGCGAAACACTTCAAAATGTAGCTTATCAAATTGGTAGCTATCTGTCTGAGCAAGTAGACCCGAAAAACGATCAGGAGCGTCTGTTGAAACAGCTGTGGGACGCAGGTGATCAACAGCAGCAACAAGCTTTGGCATCACTCATGGTGAAGCTTGTTCAGAATCGCAATGACGCGAACGCTGGCAGCTAGCCATTCAAATCCCCTACTCTTGGGGATTTTTCTTTTCGCGGATTGTCGAATGAAACGAACGTGATATACTACATAAGAAGAGAATTCTGGTTGGCGGAGAGGATTGCATATGGAAGCGAAGAAAGAATGGTACATGGAGTATGAGATTGCCCGTAACCGTCCTGGTCTCTTAGGGGACGTATCTTCTATTCTGGGGATGTTGAACATCAATATCGTGACGATCAATGGTGTGGATACCATGCGTCGAGGTATGCTGCTCTTGACCGATGATGATGAAAAAATGGAGGTTTTGCGCAACGTGGCGCAAAAAATGGACAACATAACCATAACGAGGTTACGTCCCCCGACCATGCTGGATCGCTTGGCTGTGCGTCACGGTCGCTATATTGAACGGGATAGCGAGGACAAAAAAACCTTCCGCTTTGTTCGTGAGGAGCTGGGCTTGCTGGTCGATTTCATGGCAGAAATCCTGAAGAAGGAAGGTCACCAGCTCATCGGGATTCGTGGCATGCCTCGCGTAGGGAAGACTGAATCCATGATTGCTGCCAGCGTATCCGCCAATAAACGTTGGACATTTATTTCCTCTACTTTGTTGCGCCAGACGGTGCGCAGCTCCTTAGCCATTGATGAAATGTCTACTGATCATGTATATTTGATAGATGGAATTGTCTCAACGCTGCGATCGACAGAAAAGCACTTTACCTTGCTTCGGGAGATTATGAACTTTCCTGCCGCAAAAATCATTGAGCATCCGGATATATTCGTAAGGGAATCAGAGTATCAACTTGATGATTTCCATTACATAATTGAGCTGCGTCATCATCCGGATGAAGAGATTACCTATGAGCTTATCAACAATCGCGGCTTTGATAATTTCGAAATGAATTAAGGAGGGGCAGCTGTGTCTGAGCTAGGTCAAGTCCTGCAAAGGGCCCGCGAAGAAAAAGGAATCACGCTCGACGACATCCAACGTATCACCAAGATACAGCGGCGATATTTGGAAGCCATTGAAAGGGGTCATTTTCACGTACTACCTGGCCACTTTTACGCGCGTGCTTTTATAAAGAGTTATGCGGAAGCTGTCGGTCTAGACCCGAACCACATCCTGACTCACTTTCAGTCCGATTTGCCGGCCCAGCCACCTACAGAGCAAGTAGAGCGACTGCGTCGCAGACGAGTTGCTTCAGCGAACAATCCATTACAAGCGGGGCGATGGGTTACCAAAACCTTGCTCGTCTTGTTTATTGCCTTGATTATCGGGGTTATTTATTTCGCTGTCGTCAACAACAACGGAGGTCAGTATACTCAGCCAATGCCGGGTGGAACAGTTAACCCTGGAGCGGAGATTGTCACGCCAGGCAATGGTGGTGGAGCGGCAACATCCCCGATTGCTCAACAACCGAAGCCTCCTTCTATTACCACACCGAATCCTGAAACGGGAACAATCCCACCTGAGACTGCTACAGAAACTCCTCAGGCAACCATCACATTCGAATCGCAACAAGGATCGATGTATAACTATTCCTTGCAAGGTGGAGAAAAAATCACAGTTTATGTGAAGGTGAAGGCAGAAACAAGCTGGTTTGGTATTTCGGAAGGAAAAGGCAAAACGTATGTTGAGCAGGGCACGCTCAAGAAGGATCAGGAAAAAACGATTGAGTTGGGGAAATCCGCTTATATTCGTTTGGGAAAACCGACTGTAGTGGAATTAAAGGTGAACGGTGTCTTGGTAGACACGTCTAAAATGAAGTCAATGCCGTCCAATATTACGATGAAAGTAAAAGAGGCGGTCACCCACTAGGCAAGCATATGCTTGCCTTTTGTACTTTTCTCTTTTTTGACACTTCCTTTAGGCTTATATTATACTGGATAGGTGTAATATGGGTTGGTGTGACCAATTGGAGGAAAAAAGATGACAGAGAAGGTAGGCACGCGTGAAAAAGTAGCGATTGTTACGCTGGGCTGTGAAAAGAATCTCGTTGATTCGGACATGATGGCCCATCTGATAGATGAAAAAGGTTATGAACTAGTTGATAACCCGGAAGAAGCAACTGTGGTCATCGTCAATACCTGCGGTTTCATCGATGCAGCCAAGGAAGAATCCGTAAATAAGATTCTGGAAATGGGTGAATTGAAGGAATCCGGCAAGCTGAAATCGCTTGTGGTGGCAGGCTGTCTCACACAACGTTACAAAGAGGATATCTTGAATGAGATTCCTGAGGTGGATGGCATTGTCGGAACAGGCGATTTTATGTCGATTACAGGTATTATCGAAGAATCTCTTGAGGGCAAGCGACCGATTTTTGTAGGAAACCCCATTTTTACGTACGAAGATGTAGTGAAGCGGAAAGTAAAACAAGGCACGTACACCGCATATATTAAAATTGCCGAGGGCTGCGACAACGCCTGTACGTTTTGCTCGATTCCTTTGATGCGTGGAGGATTCCGCAGTCGTACCATCGAGTCCATCGTGGAAGAAGCTCGTCATTTGGCCGCACAAGGGATCGTAGAAGTAAGTCTGATCGCACAAGATTCTACGAACTATGGAACGGATATTTACGATGGAAAACTGATGCTTCCTGAACTTTTAAACCGGT
The window above is part of the Brevibacillus antibioticus genome. Proteins encoded here:
- the yfmH gene encoding EF-P 5-aminopentanol modification-associated protein YfmH encodes the protein MQTTVFEQVNETVYHETLQNGLQVYLVPKQGFSKTYAVFTTRYGSIDSHFRTRSGEEINVPDGIAHFLEHKMFEKKDRDVMHEFSKNGASCNAFTSFNRTAYLFSCTDKLDDNLNLLLDYVQDPYFTDASVEKEKGIIGQEITMYDDNPDWKVYMNLLKAMYQKYPINIEIAGTIETISHITKEYLYQCYETFYHPANMLLLVVGSFEPEAIMKLIRENQGAKEFSPAPQVTRVFPEEPSAPAEAKVEAFLTVGLPKCMIGIKEKENGLTKEALLKRELTTKLVLDIAFGTSSAVYERLYDSELITESFDFDYSSEQDYAYTIIGGDTPDPERLVETIKVEIEQLKQTGIAQDDFERAKRKKIGNFLRSLNSVEFIANQFTSFKFNGNDLFSVVPTLESITREDVEKRLKEHFLIEQMAVSIVRSASPQE
- the ymfI gene encoding elongation factor P 5-aminopentanone reductase; amino-acid sequence: MSKQETPWAFITGASGEIGQAIGAYLIDAGVPLYLHYNRNMEKLEPLVQKCQERGVPYFILQADLRDPQQIAAMFAQMQVAPLLIVNNASVDDVGLFTDVTVEKFDELIALNVRSAFLVCQAAVPAMLRERYGRIVNISSIWGLTGGSCEVLYSMTKGAINTFTKALAKEMAPNGITVNAVAPGAIAGGMMERFSPDEMEMIAEEIPANRLGQPYEVAAVVRFLLSADSSYVTGQVISPNGGWYT
- a CDS encoding helix-turn-helix domain-containing protein, which produces MSELGQVLQRAREEKGITLDDIQRITKIQRRYLEAIERGHFHVLPGHFYARAFIKSYAEAVGLDPNHILTHFQSDLPAQPPTEQVERLRRRRVASANNPLQAGRWVTKTLLVLFIALIIGVIYFAVVNNNGGQYTQPMPGGTVNPGAEIVTPGNGGGAATSPIAQQPKPPSITTPNPETGTIPPETATETPQATITFESQQGSMYNYSLQGGEKITVYVKVKAETSWFGISEGKGKTYVEQGTLKKDQEKTIELGKSAYIRLGKPTVVELKVNGVLVDTSKMKSMPSNITMKVKEAVTH
- the rimO gene encoding 30S ribosomal protein S12 methylthiotransferase RimO; this encodes MTEKVGTREKVAIVTLGCEKNLVDSDMMAHLIDEKGYELVDNPEEATVVIVNTCGFIDAAKEESVNKILEMGELKESGKLKSLVVAGCLTQRYKEDILNEIPEVDGIVGTGDFMSITGIIEESLEGKRPIFVGNPIFTYEDVVKRKVKQGTYTAYIKIAEGCDNACTFCSIPLMRGGFRSRTIESIVEEARHLAAQGIVEVSLIAQDSTNYGTDIYDGKLMLPELLNRLAEVEGIEWIRLHYAYPGFFTDELIHTFATNPKVCKYVDMPLQHSEDHILKRMRRPGRQTDIRALVAKIRAQVPDVALRTSLIVGFPGETEEDFERLSEFVKDIRFDRLGVFTYSNEDDTPASRLPDHVDEEVKEKRANMLMEIQREVAGDRNGRFVGQFLDVLIERYEGRNDIYVGRTQYDAPEIDGEVFVTGFKGELGTIVKVKITHSYEYDLAGEVV
- the yfmF gene encoding EF-P 5-aminopentanol modification-associated protein YfmF, which gives rise to MTATTTEIAFQSSQINGMNVHILPTEKFKTTTIVTMIEQALSEEHVTKTALLAMVMKRASARFPETKLLRAHLDFLYGAIFDVDVMKKGERQILQIYMEVPNEKYLSNEASLLEQAIEFVGDMLVRPYVQDNAFSEKYLAQEKETLRKRMESLIDDKMKYANQRVTEEMCKGEPFSLLVQGRVADLPKITGQELYQYFKEVMTTNPINMFVVGDVEQQEVSEAIRKHIPLERSQVGELQIGSTVKDVSAEREVIDRLDVNQAKLNIGCRTQITYKDDDYPTLLLFNGVLGGFPHSKLFVNVREKESLAYYAVSRLESHKGILMIMSGIDVSKYQRAVEIIKQQLDLMQQGTISDEEMSQTRATLSNQFRELLDSARGMIDFTYNGVISGRPRKIEELLAGINEATIEDIKKVASKVTIDTIYLLRDKKGEA
- a CDS encoding DUF3388 domain-containing protein, whose translation is MEAKKEWYMEYEIARNRPGLLGDVSSILGMLNINIVTINGVDTMRRGMLLLTDDDEKMEVLRNVAQKMDNITITRLRPPTMLDRLAVRHGRYIERDSEDKKTFRFVREELGLLVDFMAEILKKEGHQLIGIRGMPRVGKTESMIAASVSANKRWTFISSTLLRQTVRSSLAIDEMSTDHVYLIDGIVSTLRSTEKHFTLLREIMNFPAAKIIEHPDIFVRESEYQLDDFHYIIELRHHPDEEITYELINNRGFDNFEMN
- a CDS encoding DUF3243 domain-containing protein, whose product is MSILDNFSDWKSFLGDRVDQAKQAGMESETLQNVAYQIGSYLSEQVDPKNDQERLLKQLWDAGDQQQQQALASLMVKLVQNRNDANAGS